Proteins co-encoded in one Gemmatimonadota bacterium genomic window:
- a CDS encoding cytochrome c-type biogenesis protein CcmH produces MRAFLLAVLVLVLSGPAFLAGQIPEGMEGEAFRPHPEATEAISRLYSPFCPGFMLEVCTAAQSVALRDSIQALAYQGWTSEELVEWMLANHGERYRAVPQGSGWGLWAWLLPPIGLVVGAVVVVTALRRFGPPRRDGGPASSSGHAARISQDEEERLRSAIREIELNEDPSF; encoded by the coding sequence ATGCGCGCGTTCCTTCTCGCAGTCCTGGTTCTCGTCCTTTCGGGGCCGGCCTTCCTGGCCGGCCAGATCCCCGAGGGGATGGAGGGTGAGGCGTTTCGGCCGCATCCCGAGGCGACCGAGGCGATTTCCCGGCTCTACTCTCCGTTTTGCCCGGGATTCATGCTCGAGGTCTGCACCGCCGCCCAGTCCGTTGCGCTTCGGGACTCGATCCAGGCGTTGGCATACCAGGGTTGGACTTCAGAAGAGCTCGTCGAGTGGATGCTGGCGAACCATGGCGAACGGTATCGAGCCGTCCCCCAAGGGAGCGGCTGGGGGCTCTGGGCCTGGCTCCTCCCCCCGATCGGGCTGGTCGTCGGCGCGGTGGTCGTGGTCACGGCCCTCCGGCGCTTCGGGCCCCCGCGGCGGGATGGGGGTCCGGCCTCATCCTCAGGGCATGCAGCCCGTATCTCGCAGGACGAAGAGGAGCGGCTCCGCTCGGCAATTCGCGAGATCGAGCTCAACGAGGATCCGTCGTTCTGA
- a CDS encoding methyltransferase domain-containing protein, whose translation MNASYARPLAAGAIPSMLDLVRLSRRTLFPPGGKELYHQIALLTELSQGNELLVAACGQGTTLTYFVEEFGAQGEGVDEDPELVEAAVARAKAKGLGERLHFQRGSMEDLPYRDGVFDVAVGEIGLTASADPETAVTELVRVTKPGGRIVLVQLVWQAPVDPRRQTVLTRHLGARPLMLVELKKILRAAGVERLHTEAWSDEDTAFRSHLTKPFPDFAEMFTLGEKIGILRRAWRRWGWRGVQAALAREREVHRLLTRERVLGLDLITGWKTAGANDGEPAEAGAPHAETVDLPLFLQSGER comes from the coding sequence ATGAACGCGTCGTACGCGAGGCCGCTCGCCGCGGGCGCCATCCCGTCTATGCTGGACCTGGTCCGGCTCAGCCGCCGGACCCTCTTTCCGCCCGGAGGGAAGGAGCTCTACCACCAGATCGCCCTCCTCACCGAGCTCTCCCAGGGGAACGAGCTCCTCGTTGCGGCATGCGGGCAGGGGACGACGCTCACCTACTTCGTGGAGGAGTTCGGGGCCCAGGGAGAAGGGGTGGACGAAGATCCCGAGCTCGTCGAGGCCGCCGTGGCGCGCGCGAAGGCCAAGGGGCTCGGCGAACGCCTTCACTTCCAACGCGGCTCGATGGAGGATCTCCCTTACCGGGACGGGGTCTTCGACGTGGCCGTGGGGGAGATCGGCCTCACGGCGAGCGCGGATCCCGAGACGGCCGTGACCGAGCTCGTGCGCGTAACCAAGCCCGGCGGGCGGATCGTCCTCGTCCAGCTCGTCTGGCAGGCGCCGGTGGACCCGCGTCGCCAGACCGTTCTCACCCGGCACCTCGGAGCGCGCCCCCTCATGCTCGTCGAGTTGAAGAAGATCCTTCGAGCCGCCGGTGTGGAGCGCCTTCATACCGAGGCGTGGTCGGACGAGGACACCGCTTTCCGCTCGCATCTCACGAAGCCCTTCCCCGATTTCGCGGAGATGTTCACCCTGGGTGAAAAGATCGGGATCCTCCGCCGCGCCTGGCGTCGGTGGGGGTGGCGCGGCGTCCAGGCGGCGCTCGCGCGCGAACGGGAGGTTCACCGCCTTCTCACGCGCGAGCGGGTCCTCGGACTTGACCTGATCACCGGGTGGAAAACGGCGGGAGCCAACGACGGTGAGCCGGCGGAGGCCGGGGCACCACACGCGGAGACCGTGGACCTTCCTCTCTTCCTCCAGAGCGGGGAGCGGTGA
- a CDS encoding histone deacetylase, with protein MTDRATGLFIPAAAALHDPGWGHPEHQGRLPALADAVGRALPLLHGRVEQLEGRLATLEELSRVHPPVHLERVHEASARAGETGNPVLAGEEVPLSGASWEAILGSAGCALEASERIAAGRLRNAFVATRPPGHHASAERAMGFCPVNHVAVVARHLQASGAAERVAIVDWDVHHGNGTQDIFYEDPSVFYLSLHQWPFYPGTGGEDERGAGRGRGTTLNVPIGAGTSREVYAEAFAGALQEAERSFTPDFILISAGFDALAGDPLGGLLLEPEDFHAFARSVMGWAGRGCAGRVLALLEGGYEPVRTGMAAVGTLTALAGRA; from the coding sequence ATGACTGATCGGGCGACTGGACTTTTCATTCCTGCCGCGGCCGCGCTCCACGATCCTGGGTGGGGCCATCCGGAGCACCAGGGTCGTCTCCCCGCACTCGCCGACGCGGTCGGGCGCGCCCTTCCTCTCCTGCATGGCCGGGTCGAACAGCTCGAGGGGCGCCTCGCGACGCTGGAGGAGCTTTCCCGCGTACATCCGCCTGTGCATCTGGAGCGGGTGCATGAGGCCTCGGCACGCGCTGGGGAGACGGGGAACCCGGTCCTCGCGGGAGAAGAGGTGCCACTTTCCGGAGCCTCATGGGAGGCGATCCTCGGCAGCGCGGGGTGCGCCCTCGAGGCGTCCGAGCGGATTGCGGCCGGCCGGTTGCGGAACGCCTTCGTGGCGACGCGTCCGCCGGGGCACCATGCCTCCGCGGAACGCGCGATGGGGTTCTGTCCAGTGAACCATGTCGCGGTCGTGGCGCGCCACCTCCAGGCGAGTGGCGCGGCGGAGCGCGTCGCGATCGTGGACTGGGACGTCCACCATGGGAATGGGACCCAGGACATCTTCTACGAGGATCCCTCGGTTTTTTACCTCTCGCTCCACCAGTGGCCCTTTTATCCGGGGACGGGGGGAGAGGATGAGCGCGGTGCCGGAAGGGGGAGGGGGACGACATTGAACGTGCCGATCGGCGCCGGAACGAGCCGAGAAGTTTACGCAGAGGCGTTCGCCGGTGCGCTCCAGGAAGCGGAGCGGAGCTTCACACCGGACTTCATCCTGATCTCGGCCGGGTTCGACGCCCTGGCCGGCGACCCGCTCGGCGGGCTCCTCCTGGAGCCGGAGGACTTCCATGCCTTCGCACGATCCGTGATGGGATGGGCCGGGCGGGGCTGCGCCGGAAGGGTCCTCGCCCTCCTGGAGGGGGGGTACGAGCCCGTTCGTACGGGAATGGCCGCAGTGGGCACGCTCACCGCCCTGGCGGGGCGTGCCTGA